One window of the Chitinophaga niabensis genome contains the following:
- a CDS encoding RagB/SusD family nutrient uptake outer membrane protein, protein MQQLKYILTIISFCAVFTSCTKDGAGLLDKAESGDLNEERVFTNAKYTKEFLTDIYRRIPYGWDDNVYLDASTDDGEARPWWGWVNNIHVGAYNPTSMPNKFKRWADYYAAIRACNLFLSKIDGAPIDAEQYMNSEEVKERMKYEAVCLRAYYYTELVRWYGAVPIITKVLTRDSPELYSKRASLAEMQEFIIKDCDSAAAHLPARQTGVDYMRVTSGVAKAIKARLLLHLASPLFNSTTAGPASPWSWGNYDANRWKDAANAAKAVMDHKDELGAPVYSLVVKTEAANYFGAKVTYPGSLKAMGWFNVFITRVNTEMMLAYGKKGTTNELDKWQLPGAMQKAGDASYTLPTYNYAACFETKDGRPVYVTDEYGVPVIDANGQFTVNSASGFDPQKPYLNRDSRFYHSIWYNGSMFGGTTFNPWRGEDGTFGPEFLSGYAHTGLFLRKFMDPKNISLSNGVTGQTNHNFPLYRYVEMLLNYAEALNEFLPDGAARVEVIQTLDQIRLRADMPNVNTTFTTNGWNVNDQKQMRKFIRNERRIELAFEEHRFFDIRRWLIGEQTQKVVYEHDIFKKLDGSFVYTIKVWERRVFQPKHNLLPLPQSEVNNNPNMQQNPGW, encoded by the coding sequence ATGCAACAACTAAAATATATACTCACCATTATTTCATTTTGCGCAGTATTCACTTCCTGCACAAAAGACGGTGCAGGCCTGCTGGATAAAGCAGAATCAGGCGACCTGAATGAGGAAAGGGTATTTACCAATGCAAAATACACCAAGGAATTCCTCACGGATATTTACCGCCGTATCCCTTATGGCTGGGACGACAACGTTTATCTTGACGCTTCTACGGATGATGGGGAAGCGCGCCCCTGGTGGGGATGGGTGAACAACATCCACGTTGGCGCCTACAATCCTACCAGCATGCCAAATAAATTCAAACGCTGGGCAGATTACTATGCTGCTATCAGGGCATGTAATCTCTTCCTCAGTAAAATTGATGGTGCACCTATAGATGCAGAACAATACATGAACTCTGAAGAAGTAAAAGAGCGCATGAAATACGAAGCAGTTTGCCTGCGTGCTTATTACTATACAGAACTGGTCCGCTGGTACGGTGCTGTTCCCATCATCACCAAAGTGCTTACGCGCGATTCTCCGGAACTCTATTCCAAACGCGCCAGCCTTGCTGAAATGCAGGAGTTCATCATCAAAGATTGTGATTCCGCTGCAGCCCATTTGCCTGCAAGGCAAACAGGTGTAGACTACATGCGTGTTACCAGTGGTGTGGCCAAAGCCATTAAAGCACGTTTGCTGCTACACCTGGCAAGCCCGCTGTTTAACAGTACCACAGCTGGCCCTGCCAGTCCATGGTCCTGGGGAAATTATGATGCCAACCGCTGGAAGGATGCCGCAAATGCAGCAAAGGCCGTGATGGACCATAAAGATGAATTAGGCGCACCTGTTTACAGCCTGGTTGTAAAAACAGAAGCTGCCAATTATTTCGGGGCAAAGGTTACCTATCCCGGCTCTCTTAAAGCCATGGGTTGGTTCAATGTATTCATTACAAGGGTGAATACAGAAATGATGCTGGCTTATGGTAAAAAAGGAACTACCAATGAATTGGATAAGTGGCAACTACCCGGCGCTATGCAAAAAGCCGGTGACGCCTCTTATACCCTGCCTACTTATAACTATGCCGCCTGTTTTGAAACCAAAGACGGCAGACCCGTTTATGTAACTGATGAATACGGCGTACCTGTAATAGATGCCAATGGACAGTTCACCGTAAACTCTGCTTCCGGTTTCGATCCGCAGAAGCCTTACCTCAACAGGGATTCCCGGTTCTACCATTCCATCTGGTATAACGGCTCCATGTTTGGCGGCACCACCTTTAATCCATGGCGCGGTGAGGATGGTACCTTCGGACCTGAATTCCTCAGCGGTTATGCACATACCGGCCTCTTCCTCCGTAAGTTTATGGACCCCAAGAACATTTCCCTCAGTAATGGTGTAACCGGGCAAACCAATCACAACTTCCCTTTATACCGCTATGTGGAAATGCTGTTAAACTATGCAGAAGCCCTCAATGAGTTCCTGCCTGACGGGGCAGCCCGCGTGGAAGTGATCCAGACCCTGGACCAGATCAGGCTCCGGGCAGATATGCCGAATGTGAACACCACCTTTACCACCAATGGCTGGAATGTGAACGATCAGAAACAAATGCGCAAATTCATCCGTAACGAACGCCGGATAGAACTCGCCTTTGAAGAACACCGTTTCTTTGATATCCGCCGCTGGCTGATCGGTGAACAAACACAAAAGGTGGTATATGAACACGATATCTTCAAAAAACTGGATGGTTCCTTTGTGTACACTATTAAGGTTTGGGAAAGAAGGGTATTCCAACCCAAACACAACCTGTTGCCTTTACCGCAGTCAGAAGTGAACAACAATCCTAATATGCAGCAAAACCCGGGTTGGTAA
- a CDS encoding RagB/SusD family nutrient uptake outer membrane protein: MKKSTLIFSIAALSAGVIFSCKRPLYVVPVEFKSAEDVFSDSARAEYFINNAYTDMPAEVSASYNWLDGNAMLASASDEAMHISTNKTTPSAAQRMSAGNWNPSNMRYYRASDGAGEIGSWLKWGGYHGNRKANTALKNAHLLPSTTSERFRNRFKGEALMIRAFQHWFMFQKWGGIPIVDKSFEASDDVLVPRSSVKSVIDFIVNSCDEASALFPNDPYTEPNEVGRIDRGTCMALKAKALLYAASPLYNRAGNDSLTSYGNVDITRWELAAKAAQDVVDLNWYQLYKPTANGQQNYQTLFTAWGAGTGNKELIFARLRTPNRDTENDNFPAGFTNAKGGTCPSQDLVDAYEMDNGTVFSWANAAQAKDPYLKRDPRFYASIIYNGAKYAKFANKTNYTFSTYDGGENATGLAKSETSYYLNKFMDYANVNPAGATGSAYHNWMYLRYAEVLLNLAEAGNEAGGPGYSAPGATNPLTPVAALDLIRARAGMPTVQASFTNRGLPLNQENLREFIRNERRIELAFEDHRYYDVRRWMIIEQLPKFIKGCQIIRAANGTFTYKPDIVVENKVFEIKHYFFPIPQTEVNRNPNMKQNPGW; the protein is encoded by the coding sequence ATGAAGAAGTCCACTTTAATATTTTCAATAGCTGCCTTGTCAGCCGGGGTAATATTCAGTTGCAAACGCCCTTTGTATGTGGTGCCTGTAGAGTTTAAATCGGCAGAAGATGTATTCTCCGATTCCGCACGCGCTGAATACTTTATCAACAACGCTTATACAGACATGCCGGCGGAAGTATCCGCCAGTTACAACTGGCTGGATGGTAATGCCATGCTGGCATCTGCTTCAGATGAAGCGATGCATATCTCTACTAATAAAACCACACCCTCTGCCGCGCAACGGATGAGTGCCGGTAACTGGAACCCTTCCAATATGCGGTATTACCGCGCCAGTGATGGAGCCGGAGAAATAGGCTCCTGGCTGAAATGGGGAGGTTATCATGGCAACCGTAAAGCCAATACTGCTTTGAAAAATGCACACCTGCTTCCCAGTACTACAAGTGAAAGGTTCAGGAACAGGTTCAAAGGGGAAGCACTGATGATCAGGGCATTTCAACATTGGTTCATGTTTCAGAAATGGGGTGGCATTCCTATTGTAGATAAATCTTTTGAAGCATCTGATGATGTACTGGTGCCTAGGAGTTCCGTAAAGTCTGTGATAGACTTCATCGTCAATTCCTGTGATGAAGCCAGTGCTCTCTTTCCTAATGACCCATATACAGAACCCAATGAAGTAGGCCGTATAGACCGCGGTACCTGCATGGCGCTGAAAGCAAAAGCATTACTGTATGCCGCCAGCCCATTGTATAACCGGGCAGGTAACGACAGCCTCACTTCTTATGGAAATGTTGATATCACCCGCTGGGAGCTTGCTGCCAAAGCAGCGCAGGATGTGGTTGATCTCAACTGGTACCAGTTGTACAAACCTACTGCAAACGGCCAGCAGAACTACCAGACGTTGTTTACTGCATGGGGTGCAGGCACAGGTAACAAAGAACTTATTTTTGCCCGTTTAAGAACGCCTAACAGGGATACGGAAAACGATAACTTCCCTGCAGGTTTCACCAATGCAAAAGGCGGCACCTGTCCTTCACAGGACCTGGTGGATGCCTATGAAATGGATAACGGTACTGTTTTCAGCTGGGCAAATGCCGCACAGGCAAAAGACCCTTATCTGAAAAGAGACCCCCGTTTCTATGCCAGCATTATCTACAACGGCGCTAAATATGCCAAGTTCGCCAACAAAACCAATTACACCTTCTCCACTTATGACGGTGGCGAAAATGCAACAGGACTGGCAAAAAGTGAAACTTCCTATTACCTGAATAAGTTCATGGACTATGCCAACGTAAACCCGGCAGGGGCTACAGGTTCTGCTTACCATAACTGGATGTACCTCCGTTATGCGGAAGTATTGCTGAACCTTGCCGAAGCAGGCAATGAAGCTGGCGGGCCAGGTTATTCAGCACCCGGAGCTACCAATCCGCTAACACCCGTGGCAGCATTAGACCTTATCAGAGCACGTGCAGGCATGCCCACTGTACAAGCTTCCTTTACCAACAGGGGCCTGCCTTTAAACCAAGAAAACCTGCGCGAATTTATCCGCAATGAAAGACGTATAGAACTGGCCTTTGAAGATCACCGGTATTATGATGTGCGCAGATGGATGATCATTGAGCAATTACCAAAATTCATCAAAGGCTGCCAGATCATCAGGGCTGCTAATGGCACGTTCACTTACAAGCCGGATATAGTAGTGGAAAACAAAGTGTTTGAAATCAAACATTACTTCTTCCCTATCCCGCAAACAGAAGTGAACCGGAACCCTAACATGAAACAAAATCCGGGCTGGTAA
- a CDS encoding SusC/RagA family TonB-linked outer membrane protein, producing the protein MENLRKRKRALFSLRRLFGVIFCLLYLPVLGTPVNNNEIITITGTVTASDGTALPGVVVQLKGSGTNAITGKNGHFSIKADKDAILIFTHPEYARREESLTGRTKLYVVLNSGTDKNKDSVYINTVYNGRQLKHNVTGAYSQIYGQPIENNPVINNDNRMQGLLPGLFVMQNNGEPGDEGASLLVRGKRTFRSNSPIVLVDGYERGMDFLDPNEIATITVLKDAAATAQYGLRGGNGIILVTTKRGEEGKIRVSLNARAGIKAPTTEPKFLNSFQYATLYNEALTNDGAVPKYNAADLAKYEKASQGIYENELDRYLYPDINWYDQYMNPSTVQQRYSLNIEGGSKVAKYFISAGYTDNSGSYKVDKNANTYNTNADFNMITLRSNVDITVNKRFSLSLDIAGRQEQRTYPGSRTDAALRVFRALYKTPPNAFPVFTPGGQLGGTKDYKDNPYGLLNKQGYSLYYVRSMFATLRAKHDLDFITPGLSLRANVAFDSWYDQNTNRSKSFKVYDLRQPNGTVEYLPNGNIKYVETGSDSQMSSGIDYPGTQRVFNTDASLNYDKEFGRHAVSAYVAVAQRIMSDENDGNVPRAYLGSNGKVSYSYNKRYLAEFNFGYQGSEQFLATHKFGFFPAASLGWVLSEENFLKDNKWVNFLKLRGSYGITGNDDVGGYFLWYQKYASSGGVNFGYTSISYPGWNENAFALNNVTWERVKKTNIGIDAVLVKNKVNLTFDYFHERNQDIMIQPALPNIMGIRFPDFPIGIIENKGFDASLGYTDRIGDLEFSINGMISKANNKVIDRGEETQRFAYQARTGRPLDAIFGLQALGLFRDQTEIDASPTQTFGVVKPGDIKYKDQNGDNQIDAYDEVYLGQSNMPDLQYGAGLGLKYKGFDMNVLFTGQRGTQQNLTGEAIWEFHDNGTVREHHLGRFNPNDPASWENASYPRLSLSNKANNQRTSTYWLINGAMVRLKSMELGYTLPVSLTSRMRIEKIRFYVNGYNLLTWSSTDLMDTEARSSHYVIYPIQRIINGGLNVTF; encoded by the coding sequence ATGGAAAATTTAAGAAAGCGGAAAAGAGCCCTCTTCAGCCTGCGGCGCCTCTTTGGGGTTATTTTCTGTCTGTTGTACCTACCCGTCCTGGGCACTCCGGTCAACAACAATGAGATCATTACCATTACAGGAACTGTTACTGCATCTGATGGCACTGCCCTTCCCGGCGTGGTGGTACAGCTGAAAGGCAGCGGCACCAATGCCATTACCGGCAAGAATGGTCATTTCTCCATTAAGGCTGATAAGGATGCCATACTGATCTTTACACATCCTGAATATGCCAGGCGGGAAGAATCGCTCACAGGCCGCACTAAATTATACGTGGTGTTGAACAGCGGCACGGACAAAAACAAAGACAGTGTGTATATCAATACTGTCTATAATGGCCGCCAGCTGAAGCACAACGTAACAGGTGCCTATTCACAGATCTATGGGCAACCCATAGAAAACAACCCGGTGATCAATAACGACAACAGGATGCAAGGCCTGCTGCCGGGTCTTTTTGTGATGCAGAATAATGGAGAGCCGGGAGATGAAGGCGCCTCCCTGCTGGTTCGCGGCAAACGCACTTTCAGGAGTAATTCCCCGATTGTTCTGGTAGATGGATATGAAAGAGGCATGGACTTCCTGGACCCGAATGAAATAGCCACCATCACTGTGTTGAAAGATGCTGCGGCTACGGCACAGTATGGCTTACGCGGTGGCAATGGCATTATCCTCGTTACCACTAAACGCGGGGAAGAGGGTAAGATCAGAGTGTCCCTCAATGCCAGGGCCGGTATCAAAGCCCCTACCACCGAACCGAAATTCCTCAACTCCTTCCAGTACGCAACACTTTATAATGAAGCGCTGACCAATGATGGGGCTGTACCAAAATACAATGCGGCAGACCTTGCCAAATATGAGAAAGCCTCCCAGGGGATTTATGAAAATGAACTGGACCGCTATCTCTACCCTGATATCAACTGGTACGATCAATACATGAATCCATCCACTGTACAGCAACGCTACAGTTTAAATATTGAAGGTGGTTCCAAAGTGGCGAAATACTTTATCTCCGCCGGATATACAGATAACTCCGGTTCCTATAAAGTGGATAAAAACGCCAACACGTATAACACCAATGCAGATTTCAATATGATCACGCTGCGCTCCAATGTGGACATTACCGTGAACAAACGGTTCTCCCTCTCACTGGACATCGCCGGCAGGCAGGAACAACGTACCTATCCCGGCTCAAGAACAGATGCAGCCCTCCGCGTATTCCGCGCCTTATACAAAACACCCCCCAATGCTTTCCCCGTATTTACACCCGGTGGCCAGTTGGGAGGCACCAAAGACTATAAAGACAATCCATACGGTTTACTCAACAAACAGGGATATTCCCTTTATTATGTGCGCAGCATGTTTGCCACTTTAAGGGCAAAACATGATCTTGATTTTATCACACCCGGCCTCTCCCTGAGGGCCAATGTGGCTTTTGACAGCTGGTACGATCAGAACACCAACCGCAGCAAAAGCTTCAAAGTATATGATCTGCGCCAGCCTAACGGCACTGTGGAGTATCTGCCTAATGGTAATATCAAATATGTTGAAACCGGATCCGATTCACAAATGTCGTCCGGCATAGATTATCCCGGCACCCAGCGTGTCTTTAATACAGATGCCTCTTTGAACTATGACAAGGAGTTCGGACGCCATGCCGTTTCTGCTTATGTAGCCGTTGCACAGCGGATTATGTCAGATGAGAACGATGGGAACGTTCCCAGGGCATATCTTGGCTCAAACGGAAAAGTTTCCTACAGTTATAATAAACGTTACCTGGCGGAATTCAATTTCGGTTACCAGGGTTCTGAGCAGTTCCTGGCTACTCATAAATTCGGCTTCTTCCCCGCTGCTTCATTGGGCTGGGTATTGTCCGAAGAGAATTTCCTGAAGGATAATAAGTGGGTGAATTTCCTGAAACTCAGGGGTTCCTACGGTATCACCGGTAATGATGATGTAGGCGGATATTTCCTCTGGTATCAGAAATATGCATCTTCCGGCGGCGTGAACTTTGGTTATACTTCTATCTCCTACCCCGGTTGGAACGAAAATGCATTTGCGCTGAATAATGTTACCTGGGAGAGAGTGAAGAAAACAAACATAGGAATAGACGCTGTGCTGGTAAAGAACAAAGTGAACCTCACATTCGATTATTTCCATGAGCGCAACCAGGATATCATGATCCAGCCCGCGCTGCCCAATATCATGGGTATCCGCTTCCCGGACTTCCCCATCGGTATCATAGAGAACAAAGGTTTTGATGCCTCCCTGGGATATACTGACAGGATAGGCGACCTGGAATTCTCTATCAATGGTATGATCTCCAAAGCAAATAACAAAGTAATAGACAGAGGAGAAGAAACACAACGTTTCGCTTACCAGGCCCGCACCGGCAGGCCGCTGGATGCCATCTTCGGATTACAGGCCCTGGGTCTTTTCCGTGATCAGACAGAGATCGATGCAAGCCCAACACAAACATTCGGCGTAGTAAAACCCGGAGACATCAAATATAAAGACCAGAATGGCGATAACCAGATAGATGCTTATGATGAAGTATACCTTGGGCAGAGCAATATGCCTGATCTGCAATATGGCGCCGGCCTGGGATTGAAATACAAAGGCTTTGACATGAATGTACTGTTCACCGGGCAACGGGGCACACAGCAAAACCTGACAGGAGAAGCCATCTGGGAATTCCACGACAATGGTACCGTACGTGAGCATCACCTGGGGAGATTTAATCCCAATGATCCTGCCAGCTGGGAGAATGCCAGCTATCCGCGTTTATCACTTTCCAATAAGGCCAATAACCAGCGCACTTCCACTTACTGGTTAATCAATGGCGCAATGGTAAGACTGAAGTCCATGGAACTCGGTTATACCCTGCCGGTAAGTCTTACCTCCAGGATGAGGATCGAAAAGATCCGCTTCTATGTGAACGGTTATAATCTGCTCACCTGGTCGTCCACAGATCTGATGGACACAGAAGCGCGTTCAAGCCATTATGTGATATACCCGATCCAGCGCATTATTAATGGCGGCTTAAACGTAACATTCTAA
- a CDS encoding SusC/RagA family TonB-linked outer membrane protein, producing the protein MKKILLIALLLFISLPQLWAQGKVITGKVIDSDGEILIGANVMEKGTTNRAITDPKGEFKLTLTSASPVLQISYVGYVTQELPIKGQAIVHITLNADATKLGEAVVVGYGTQKKASVVGAISQVKAEELQQSSTPNLSNAIAGRVSGVVTIMGNGKPGSDNAEIFIRGMATTNTTAPLVLVDGLEREWRQIDPIDIETFSVLKDASATAVYGVRGANGVILITTKRGTKGRPVLSISTQAAAQQSIRTPKYLDSYNFALLTNEALTNEGKPAEYSASDLEHYRLNNSPYTHPNNDYYNDFVRDASWQQMTNVNVRGGNEVLAYFISANHLHQEGIYKQFPNTQYNTNTNYERFSFRSNLDFTVNPTLKIGVDLTGRFEVRKRPNFGDDNGEDLFDKLRRLPPNWAPYLNPDGSLGGRSDESRLSPFALLSQYGNRERNTNVLEGAFTIKQDLGKILKGLSFRSLIGFNSSYQSRRDIVEKAALWEYNRFGSYIPNRAATEISISTGKGPGRRRESFEGALNYNRTFGDHAVTAMVLYQQSQYFDEAKVPTGYLGWVGRATYAYKNKYLFEVNAGYNGSKQFDPSRRYGFFPAVSAGWVPSEERFWKDNIHFMNYLKIRGSYGEIGNDQIGNFNYLYEQRYLYVPDSDGWKYVWGENAFGERGIVEGQPGNANVTWERAKKSNIGFDAKMLDSKISVTVDLFHENRRDILAIPYSVPLLFGMNNPQGTVRTDGQGLPPENIGRVTNKGIDMELGYSDKIGTFGYFIKGNFTYSRNVIDRIDEEGKKYDWQKIEGKQIGQHFGLTDMGLYSRNDFQLDGNGELLLEGGFPVLKKDIALPSYGVVYPGDIRYKDLNGDGIIDSYDVGAIGKGRVPQYIYGISFGANYANFDISVLFQGAGGADMYFKEDAVWEFFALGKVMEHHLGRYNPNDPSSWDKATYPRLHPSENTNNHQKSTYWLYSRNYIRLKNVEIGYNLPKSLLSRARFSSARLFVNGTNLISWDKMMNWDPESGSETGNSYPQFRTWNLGARISL; encoded by the coding sequence ATGAAAAAAATATTATTGATCGCCTTACTTCTTTTCATATCCCTGCCGCAGTTATGGGCACAGGGAAAAGTGATCACCGGCAAGGTGATAGATAGTGATGGCGAAATACTGATAGGTGCCAACGTGATGGAAAAAGGCACCACTAACCGGGCCATCACAGATCCCAAAGGAGAATTTAAACTGACGCTTACCAGTGCCAGTCCTGTGCTGCAGATCTCCTATGTAGGATATGTAACGCAGGAACTGCCTATCAAAGGTCAGGCAATCGTTCACATCACTTTAAACGCAGACGCTACCAAACTGGGAGAGGCTGTAGTAGTTGGTTACGGCACACAGAAGAAAGCCAGCGTGGTAGGAGCTATTTCACAGGTGAAAGCGGAAGAGCTGCAACAATCTTCCACACCTAACCTTTCCAATGCCATCGCCGGCCGTGTGTCTGGTGTGGTGACTATTATGGGGAACGGTAAACCCGGCAGTGATAATGCAGAGATCTTTATCCGCGGTATGGCTACCACCAATACCACTGCACCGCTTGTACTGGTAGATGGCCTGGAGCGGGAATGGCGCCAGATAGATCCGATAGACATTGAAACATTCTCTGTGCTGAAAGATGCATCTGCCACCGCAGTATATGGTGTAAGGGGTGCAAACGGCGTTATCCTCATTACCACTAAACGCGGTACAAAAGGAAGACCGGTGTTGAGCATCTCTACACAGGCTGCTGCGCAACAGTCCATCCGCACGCCCAAATACCTGGACTCTTACAACTTTGCCTTACTGACCAATGAAGCATTGACCAATGAAGGCAAACCGGCAGAATATTCTGCCAGCGACCTGGAACATTACCGGCTGAACAATTCACCCTACACACATCCGAACAATGATTATTATAACGACTTTGTAAGGGATGCTTCCTGGCAGCAAATGACGAATGTGAATGTAAGAGGAGGAAATGAAGTACTGGCTTATTTTATATCTGCCAACCACCTGCACCAGGAAGGGATCTATAAACAATTCCCCAATACACAATATAACACCAACACCAATTATGAGCGTTTCAGTTTCCGCTCCAACCTGGACTTTACAGTAAACCCCACCCTGAAGATCGGTGTGGACCTTACCGGCAGGTTTGAAGTAAGAAAACGGCCCAACTTTGGAGATGATAACGGAGAGGACCTGTTTGATAAACTCCGCAGGCTGCCGCCCAACTGGGCGCCATACCTCAATCCGGATGGTTCTTTAGGAGGCCGTTCTGATGAATCGCGTCTCTCTCCTTTCGCCCTGCTTTCTCAGTACGGGAACCGTGAAAGGAATACCAATGTACTGGAAGGTGCATTCACCATCAAACAGGACCTGGGCAAGATCCTGAAAGGATTGTCATTCCGCTCGCTCATTGGTTTTAACAGCAGCTACCAAAGCCGCCGTGATATTGTAGAGAAAGCTGCATTGTGGGAATACAACCGCTTTGGCAGTTACATTCCCAACAGAGCTGCTACTGAAATCTCTATATCAACCGGCAAAGGTCCCGGCAGGAGAAGAGAATCTTTTGAAGGCGCCCTGAACTACAACCGCACTTTTGGTGACCATGCCGTTACCGCTATGGTACTCTATCAGCAGAGTCAATATTTTGATGAAGCCAAAGTACCAACCGGGTATTTAGGCTGGGTAGGCCGTGCTACGTATGCATACAAGAACAAGTATTTATTTGAAGTGAATGCCGGGTACAATGGTTCCAAACAATTTGATCCCAGCAGGCGTTATGGATTTTTCCCCGCTGTATCAGCAGGTTGGGTACCATCAGAAGAACGCTTCTGGAAGGACAATATCCACTTCATGAATTACCTGAAAATAAGAGGTTCTTATGGAGAGATCGGGAACGACCAGATCGGGAACTTCAACTATCTGTATGAGCAGCGTTATCTCTACGTACCGGATTCAGATGGCTGGAAATATGTATGGGGTGAAAATGCTTTCGGTGAACGCGGTATTGTTGAAGGGCAACCAGGCAACGCCAATGTAACCTGGGAAAGAGCCAAGAAATCAAATATTGGTTTCGATGCAAAAATGCTGGACAGCAAAATATCTGTTACGGTAGACCTGTTCCACGAAAACCGCAGAGATATCCTGGCAATCCCCTATTCTGTTCCCCTCTTATTTGGCATGAACAATCCCCAGGGAACTGTCAGAACAGACGGGCAGGGCCTTCCTCCTGAAAACATCGGCAGGGTTACCAATAAAGGGATAGATATGGAACTGGGCTATAGTGATAAGATCGGCACCTTCGGTTATTTCATCAAAGGTAATTTCACTTACTCCCGCAACGTAATTGACAGGATAGATGAAGAAGGTAAAAAATACGACTGGCAAAAAATAGAAGGAAAACAGATCGGTCAGCACTTTGGCCTTACAGATATGGGCCTGTATTCCAGGAACGATTTTCAACTCGATGGAAATGGTGAACTGTTACTGGAAGGCGGATTCCCTGTGTTGAAAAAAGACATAGCTCTTCCCTCCTATGGTGTGGTATATCCCGGAGATATCCGGTATAAAGACCTCAATGGTGATGGCATCATAGACAGTTATGATGTAGGCGCTATCGGTAAAGGCAGAGTACCCCAATACATCTATGGTATCTCCTTCGGCGCTAACTACGCCAACTTTGATATCAGTGTATTGTTCCAGGGCGCAGGCGGAGCAGATATGTATTTTAAAGAAGATGCAGTATGGGAATTCTTTGCACTGGGTAAAGTAATGGAGCATCACCTGGGCAGGTATAATCCCAACGATCCTTCTTCATGGGATAAAGCAACTTACCCAAGGCTGCACCCCAGCGAGAATACCAATAATCACCAGAAATCTACTTATTGGTTATACTCCCGCAACTACATCCGTTTAAAGAATGTGGAAATAGGATACAACCTGCCCAAATCATTGCTCTCCAGGGCGAGGTTTTCCAGCGCACGGTTATTCGTCAATGGCACCAACCTCATCTCATGGGACAAGATGATGAACTGGGATCCTGAATCCGGTAGTGAAACAGGTAATTCCTATCCGCAATTCAGAACATGGAACCTGGGTGCAAGAATTTCCCTGTAA
- a CDS encoding 3-keto-disaccharide hydrolase: MKKPLCLIVSCTLLSLAGFSQENTLTAKEKKQGWTLLFDGTSTNGFTTPGGKPVPAGWQVKDGSITAIKGGKGGDIITTGEYSDFELSVDYNIEPGCNSGVKYFFTKYEKGGNLGMEFQILDDALAEDNKLENHRVGSFYDVMPVTASDKKINPPGQWNTIRIVSKKGKVEHWLNGKKILSFTRGDAAFSAAVAKSKFSKAEPAFGTVEKGHILLQEHGGQVSFRNIKILSLK; encoded by the coding sequence ATGAAAAAGCCGCTTTGCTTAATAGTGAGCTGTACATTACTTTCCCTTGCAGGATTTTCGCAGGAGAACACGCTCACGGCAAAAGAGAAAAAACAAGGCTGGACGCTGCTTTTTGATGGCACCAGCACGAATGGATTTACAACACCCGGCGGTAAACCCGTTCCGGCAGGATGGCAGGTGAAAGATGGCAGCATCACTGCCATTAAAGGCGGCAAAGGCGGCGATATTATCACCACCGGTGAGTACAGCGACTTTGAGTTGTCCGTGGATTATAACATTGAACCCGGCTGCAACAGCGGCGTGAAGTACTTCTTTACCAAGTATGAAAAGGGTGGCAACCTGGGCATGGAATTCCAGATCCTGGATGATGCACTGGCAGAAGATAATAAGCTGGAAAATCACCGCGTAGGTTCTTTTTATGATGTAATGCCTGTGACTGCATCTGATAAAAAAATAAACCCGCCCGGACAATGGAACACCATCCGCATTGTATCTAAAAAAGGCAAAGTGGAACACTGGCTGAACGGAAAAAAGATCCTTTCCTTCACGCGAGGTGATGCTGCATTTTCAGCCGCGGTGGCCAAAAGCAAATTCAGCAAAGCAGAGCCGGCATTCGGTACCGTGGAAAAAGGTCACATCCTGTTACAGGAACATGGCGGACAGGTATCTTTCAGAAACATTAAGATCTTATCATTAAAATAG